The Anomalospiza imberbis isolate Cuckoo-Finch-1a 21T00152 chromosome 2, ASM3175350v1, whole genome shotgun sequence nucleotide sequence agcatttttcttaacTATGTTACTAATAAAGTCTCAAATCACTCAGGCTGAAAGGACGTTAGAAGTGTTATGTGGTTATTTACCCTTCACGCTATTTGTGTGGCATTCATCTCCCATGGCGCATGCCTTGCCCTTTTCACACTCCCTTTTCTCATGCAGGAACACAAAGCTGTAATGTTTGGGTTGCAAACACCATTAAATGCCCCTCTTCAGCCCCCAACAgcatagaaatattttcttttaaaagttcaGATCAAAGCATTTCTACTAATCCTAGgatttattaaaacaaacattGTAGGCATGAGATAGTCAACAGCGTCCCTTTTACAAGATTCTTTGGAGACGGTTCTGTTTTCATACTGTTTACTGATCCGCCCCTAATTAATCTTCAGTTGCTCAGCTGCAAATTCAGCAAGTCCAcctgctccttccccacccAGCAGACGCTCCTTTCTCCCCAGTTTCAGGCTGTAATGATAGCACCACCCAGTCCCTGTCCTAAGAACAAGGTGGCTGGCTTGAAAAGCTATGTATCACCTCCCGATGTTACATGATCACATACATTTGCAGCACAAGTCTAGCCTTTCCTCAGATGAGTAACTAAAACCAGTCATTAAGTGCTTTCATGGAGTTTCATTGTCTTTATCCTTCCCTGCAGTCAAGGTAGTTGCCTTTGATCCAGTAACAGATCTGTGCGTATTTGAGGGGTGTAATGCGAACAGCTACATTGAAATCCTGCGGGGTGCCATTCATGTCCACCCACTGATGGCCTGAAAATATACCAATAATTTTACGTTCCCATTTGTGATTCTGCCTCTTCCACATCCTCACATACACCCCAGATCCACTGGCACCCGGCTGGGCATCGCACTGCTGGTACAACAGGTCGTACGTTTCATCTTTGACATCACAAAAACGGTAAACCAGGTTTCCCGGACGGTCATTGTCGTAGCCAGAGAAGTGAATCCTCCCTCCAGGTAAGTGTCTTGCTGGTGGGCTCACACCTATCTTCATAAACTTTCTTTTATGTGGCTTCTTCAGCTCTAACAGGGCATAGTCATAATCCATGCCAATGTCATTGGCATTGCCTTTGATCCATCCTTTGGGGACATGCGTCCGTTTCACTCGGATCCATTGGAATTTCATTTTCTCAGGCATTGCCGAGTTGGTGATATTGGACCCTTTGCCGCCATCCTTCTGTTTGGGCTTTAGGAACCCCACCCGCAGTTTCTGAGCTCCTTTGACATAACTCTTTCCATCATGGATACAATGAGCGGCAGTAAGAACATGCTTTTCAGCCACCAGTGTCCCCGTGCAACCTGTAGAGAGCTTCACCGATGTGGAGAATGGGTAATTCAACAAGAAGTCTTTCCCAAAAATGCTAAACCTGCTGTCATAGCCATAGATCTGCCTCTTAGTTCGAGATCTGCCTCGAGACCCATCGCCGCCGTTGCTCAGAATATATATGCCCACTTCAGTTTCAGTGAGGCTGCCATTAGCATACAAGGTTTCATAGGACAGGTAGTTCTTCACTTCTTCATAAGTTGGCAGAGGAGAACTTTTGTGGCATGCTGGGCCACATGGAGATACCACTTCCAGTCTGGCTTCAGCATCAAACTGTGGTTTGTCCAAGTTCAGGGTAGACTGTGGCAGGATAACGGGTACTCTGTAAGATGGCCAGGTTGGCTTCCAGTGAGGACTGGAAGGCATCACATCTTGAGCAGCACACAAAAGAAGGATTAAAGTGGACAGGGCTGCCATTCTGAATGTCGGTCTGTGGAAAGCAAAAGCAAATACAATTATTCACCCAAACTTGTTGCAAGATTATCCTACCTTGCTAAGTAGTGGCTTGCTAACCCAGTATAAATGTAATAAGGGTCAAGTGATTTGAATGGAGTTAACTTACATCAAGTAGCACAGATTTCTGTGTCAAACAAATGCCTTAGCCTGAGTCTTGAAACAAGTGTCCCAGGTTAACACTGAAATACAGGACATTTAATCCTTAGCTGTGCTGAGCCACCAACTCCCAGCTGACATCAGCGGGAAGTTATAGTACTTGTCTTCACACAGTTTAAAGAAAATTCAGATTCTGTTTAAATCCATTCATCCAGTAAAAAAAGCTCCTGCAAAAAGTAAATGTGTCTGTCTTCAGCTAGATTAGAACACTCTCTGAAAGCTCTCCCCTACTCTCTGACTTTGCCGAAAGATGTCCTTTAAATCTCTTCACACCATTTGCTGTCTCAGCCAGAGACATCAGGCTCATGGTAGGGACAGGTGGGGAAGGACAAAGAAGGTGACCTGACAGGATGACCACAGAGGAGACTCACTTCCCCTGGCAACTCACACCAGACAAAGGCTCTGCACCACATGGCACTGGCTCTCCCTGAGGCTTACATAAGAAAGGGTGATATGATTACACACAGGCAGCTAATGAAGGAAGATTACAATTCTTGAGGGAATTTTCAGTTAACACACTGGCTTATTGCTTTGTAAACTCAATTAATTAGAAATGCAAACCAACCCCCTCTGAGCACAGGGAGGTAAATGTGGCTGTAAATGTGTTTATGAACCGCAGGGAGAGTGCCTGAGACTGCAGAGAACAGCATGCACTAGTACTGTGTCAAAAAATGTGTAACTTCAGTTTATTTGAAAATTAGCCATACAGCTGGATCGCTGCAGGAGGCACTGTGCCCTGGGCAAGAAGGCAGGCAGGATCTCCCTCACACAAAGATTATTCAAACGAAAGTTCACAATTAAGTTGAGCTTACACATATTTAAAACCCTGCTGAGGTTACACTGATCACAACTGCAGCATCATTCCTTAAATGCCTCAAACGAGTAAACCAAAGCAAATCATACAGGAAATGACCATAGCTAtctaagaataaaaaaagaaaaatccttctcTCCAACACTTTTCATAGGAATACTCCATCCCTAAGTTGCACCAAAAAAGACTTTGAAAGCtacaggttgctgatgtccAGTGGTGTTCAACTCAAATATTAGGCCTAGATTCTTAGATTTTTGGTACCATCCTCTTTGGGAACAGAGGCTATCATTAAAGCACACAATGTTTAAAATATCAACTGACTCATGCAAGATATCAAAAGACTTCAAGTACAAAAAACAGATGTAGTTGAACAGAACTGATGCTACTGAAACCCACAGAGGCAGGTACTGACTTTTTCAGAAGTGACCACACATTCTGTTGGCAAATTTTTCATTAACAAACAGGACATCTTTAAAGGAACATACTTTTTTCCTAGGTTAGTCTAAATGCACCAAATATGATGCATTATACCTAATCGATGACTCATGCTGGCAAATACAAGCCATTTTAAACATTAATCAGAATCATATCATTTTGGATGTCtcaaaatcagaaaatactTGGTATTCAAGGAAAACCAACCGCTCCTCTGACTCCTTCCACAgcaaatcttaatattggatGTGGCTGCATTTCGCAAGCTATGAAATAGAGAGTTCCAAACTGCTGTAAGGATGGCCCAGGGAACACCTGCTGTATTATCACATCTATTGATGTAGGGCAGTGAttttgaagacagaaaaaaaaaaagacggTAACAGAGGCAAATGacactgctccatccccacaaAGACAATATACACTGGCATAAGATAACTGCTAGCTGTCCTGTTTGTGTCAGTGAGGGCTGCATGCAGCAGTGCTTATTGGTTTCACAGTTAAAAGCTGACAGCAGACTAAACCATGGTTAAGCTGTGCATCAGGTAGCTGATGCCACCATTAAGAGCACATATTTCTAGGCAGtttgacctcactgccctcAGATTTCTTGACAGATTGCATCTCTCTAAATTGCACCACTCATGACACTTCTTGGAGCTAAAACCCATTCATGCTAACTGAGCCTCTGCTAGCCTTTGGCAGGTTTATTTAGCTGGCAGGGCAAAACCAGAGGCGTCTTGTCAGTTGTTATTTGCACAAGCAGCCAGATTCCCCTGCCTGTCAGCACGGCGACCCGGTGAAGGGACTTTGTGCCAAACAGCTCCTCTGCTTCCTCCGAGATTATCATCTGGACTGAGAAGAGAGATTATCATCTGGACTGAGAAGAGAGATTACCTCGCCCTGCAACCTGCTCTGCCTTATCtctccaccaccaccaccacagcaCCGCCAGCACTTGGAAGGGCAGCTTTAGACAGCAGAGGGCAGCCGCCCTATGAAGAGAACAAGACGAGATGGGACTCGAGCTGGTCCCAGAAAAAAGGCTTCAGAAGATGGTATTTGTGTCTGTGCTGCGCTGTGTAAAGTGGTACTCACTCCACTTCACGTCTCTGAGCAAGCCTCCCACCCGCCCTCCCCGACTGCTTCTGTGCTGTGATCATATTGCAGCTCTAGAGGATAAAAAAGCCTTTTCATCAGTTATAGAACTTttctattatttaaaatattatttaaaccTGACAATAAAATACAGTTGTGAGTTTATACCTATAAAGCTAAACAGTGCTCATTTACTGAAGTCTTCATAGTTATATCCCATCTGGAGACATAACTGGTACTAAATCAGATCTGGGGAGCTATAAATGGAACAACTATGTTTTATTTATAACAGGATGCAAATTAGTGCACAGTACCTCTTTCTGTGTAGACCCTTCCTCTTAAAAATGAAGGAATTGAAAAAGCAGTCTATAAACAGAGACTTTCCAGTAAGGCTC carries:
- the PRSS23 gene encoding serine protease 23, producing the protein MAALSTLILLLCAAQDVMPSSPHWKPTWPSYRVPVILPQSTLNLDKPQFDAEARLEVVSPCGPACHKSSPLPTYEEVKNYLSYETLYANGSLTETEVGIYILSNGGDGSRGRSRTKRQIYGYDSRFSIFGKDFLLNYPFSTSVKLSTGCTGTLVAEKHVLTAAHCIHDGKSYVKGAQKLRVGFLKPKQKDGGKGSNITNSAMPEKMKFQWIRVKRTHVPKGWIKGNANDIGMDYDYALLELKKPHKRKFMKIGVSPPARHLPGGRIHFSGYDNDRPGNLVYRFCDVKDETYDLLYQQCDAQPGASGSGVYVRMWKRQNHKWERKIIGIFSGHQWVDMNGTPQDFNVAVRITPLKYAQICYWIKGNYLDCREG